One genomic region from Sphingobacterium sp. UGAL515B_05 encodes:
- a CDS encoding RrF2 family transcriptional regulator — translation MLSKKTKYAIKALMVLGRNYGNEPMQIVKIAQEENIPKKFLEQILLEMRNAGILYSKKGAGGGYSLNKAPEDVFLSQVMRLIDGPIALLPCVSLNFYRSCEECTQEHACGIRDTFVEVRNAMLQILNDTSIAHLINKEKELNLNVD, via the coding sequence ATGCTTTCCAAAAAGACAAAATATGCAATAAAGGCACTGATGGTGCTTGGTCGTAATTACGGTAATGAGCCTATGCAGATCGTGAAGATTGCGCAGGAGGAGAATATTCCAAAAAAATTCCTGGAACAAATTCTACTTGAAATGCGAAATGCCGGAATTCTCTATAGCAAAAAAGGTGCTGGAGGTGGTTATAGCCTCAATAAGGCTCCCGAAGATGTTTTTTTATCGCAGGTGATGCGCCTGATTGATGGCCCCATAGCCTTGCTGCCATGCGTGAGCTTGAACTTCTACCGCTCCTGCGAAGAGTGTACACAGGAGCATGCCTGTGGCATACGCGATACTTTTGTTGAGGTGAGAAATGCCATGTTGCAGATTTTAAATGATACGAGTATTGCCCATTTAATCAATAAGGAAAAAGAATTGAACCTGAATGTAGATTAA
- the pafA gene encoding alkaline phosphatase PafA: MIKRFFLSVVLGIAALSSMAQQPERPKLVVGLMVDQMRWDYLYRFADRYGNDGFKRLLKEGFSCENTLINYIPTYTAIGHSSVYTGSVPSIHGIAGNDWIEEQTGKNMYCTQDDNVVGVGTTAKEGQQSPRNLLASTVTDQLKLASNFKSKVIGIAIKDRGGILPAGHFADAAYWFEAKSGDWITSNFYMDKLPKWVVDFNKKKLAEKYLKGDWKPMYDISTYAANSIADDNIYEGKFPGEEKPTLPRATSKLMKDEGYELIKTTPMGNQFTLDLAMEAIKNEQMGNNPTKNTDFLCVSLSATDYVGHRYSLTAVEIEDIYLQLDKQLADFFNYLDKTVGKGNYTFFLTADHGASYNSRFFMDMKGNGGYFYSRQIITGLNKTLKEKFGQEKLVKSMMNYQVHLNNQLIDSLNLDRDKIKETIIRELRHTEGVAYVADMEKGESLMIPAPIREKMINGYNFKRSGAIQIVCEPQWYDGTPRSTGTTHGTWSGYDSHIPLVFMGWGIKPGVSNTEVHIVDIAPTISSLLHITEPNGSIGKPITAVLGQ; encoded by the coding sequence ATGATTAAAAGATTTTTTTTAAGTGTCGTCCTTGGAATAGCGGCGCTTTCGTCCATGGCGCAACAACCGGAAAGACCAAAATTGGTTGTCGGCCTGATGGTGGATCAAATGCGTTGGGATTATTTATATCGTTTTGCAGATCGATATGGAAATGATGGTTTCAAACGACTTTTGAAAGAAGGATTCTCCTGTGAAAATACGTTGATTAATTATATTCCGACATATACCGCTATTGGACACAGTTCGGTCTATACAGGATCCGTTCCTTCCATACACGGAATTGCAGGCAATGACTGGATTGAAGAACAGACAGGGAAGAATATGTACTGTACGCAGGACGATAATGTCGTTGGTGTCGGTACCACTGCCAAAGAAGGACAGCAGTCGCCACGTAATTTGCTTGCATCGACCGTAACGGACCAATTGAAGCTCGCCTCTAACTTTAAATCCAAAGTGATCGGTATCGCGATCAAAGACCGTGGCGGTATTCTACCGGCGGGGCATTTTGCCGATGCAGCGTATTGGTTCGAAGCTAAATCAGGCGATTGGATCACCTCTAATTTCTACATGGATAAACTGCCAAAATGGGTGGTAGACTTCAACAAGAAAAAATTGGCTGAAAAATACCTGAAAGGCGACTGGAAACCAATGTATGATATCAGCACCTATGCTGCCAACAGTATTGCAGATGATAACATCTACGAAGGGAAATTCCCCGGTGAAGAAAAACCGACTTTGCCGCGTGCGACTTCCAAGCTAATGAAAGACGAAGGCTATGAGCTGATCAAAACCACACCAATGGGAAATCAGTTTACGTTGGATCTGGCTATGGAAGCAATTAAAAATGAGCAGATGGGAAATAACCCGACTAAAAATACCGACTTCCTTTGTGTGAGCCTTTCGGCGACAGACTATGTGGGGCACCGTTACTCATTGACAGCAGTGGAGATTGAAGATATCTATCTGCAGCTTGATAAACAGCTTGCTGATTTCTTCAACTACCTCGATAAGACGGTGGGCAAGGGTAACTATACGTTCTTCCTGACAGCAGATCATGGCGCTTCTTACAACTCTCGGTTCTTTATGGATATGAAAGGAAATGGTGGTTATTTCTATTCCCGTCAGATCATCACAGGACTTAACAAAACCCTTAAAGAAAAATTTGGACAGGAGAAGCTTGTTAAAAGCATGATGAATTACCAGGTGCACTTAAATAATCAATTGATTGATTCTTTAAACTTGGATCGTGATAAAATAAAAGAGACCATCATTCGTGAGCTTCGCCATACCGAAGGTGTCGCTTATGTTGCTGATATGGAAAAAGGGGAAAGTTTGATGATCCCGGCGCCTATTCGCGAAAAAATGATCAATGGTTACAACTTTAAACGTAGTGGTGCTATTCAGATCGTTTGTGAGCCACAATGGTACGATGGTACGCCGCGCTCGACTGGTACGACACATGGTACCTGGTCTGGCTATGATTCCCATATTCCTTTGGTATTTATGGGCTGGGGAATTAAACCGGGTGTATCGAATACAGAGGTGCATATTGTGGATATAGCACCGACGATTTCCTCGCTCTTGCACATTACAGAGCCCAATGGTAGCATCGGAAAACCGATCACGGCGGTATTGGGGCAATAA
- the uvrA gene encoding excinuclease ABC subunit UvrA, which yields MSKQVEHTPKEYIQIKGARVNNLKNIDVDIPKNKLVVITGMSGSGKSSLAFDTLYAEGQRRYVESLSSYARQFMGRMNKPEVDYIKGIAPAIAIEQRVITSNPRSTVGTSTEIYDYLKLLYARIGKTISPISGREVTKDSVSSVVDFALNLEEGTTVTLLAPLIPSHGRKLKEELSLLLQKGFVRVVYGDSMQKIEAIIDDKAVANKDLQDGEVLIVVDRVRIEQDDDTVNRLSDSVQTGFFEGKGELYMEENGQRHHFSHKFELDGITFEEPTPNFFSFNNPYGACRRCEGYGKIIGIDPDLVIPDKSRSVYDGAIAPWRGEKMGEWLQVLVKSSLKFDFPIHRAYMDLTAAQKELLWTGNKYFAGLTQFFEELEAQTYKIQYRVMLSRYRGKTDCPDCRGTRLRKDATYVKVGGKSITDIVLMPLEEALEFFKTLPLVGNELVIAKRLLAEINNRLQFLCDVGLSYLTLNRLSNTLSGGESQRINLATSLGSSLVGSIYVLDEPSIGLHPRDTQRLISVLKSLRDVGNTVVVVEHEQEMMEAADYLIDIGPEAGINGGEMVFAGTYQQILKDTKSLTGRYLSGKDQIEVPQKRRPWSNSVTIKGAHENNLKGIDVQFPLNTFTVVTGVSGSGKTSLVKRILYPALQKSIGNYSGEQTGVYDTIEGDIAQVEQVEMVDQNPIGRSSRSNPVTYVKAWDEIRALYANQAPAKAAGLKPAAFSFNVEGGRCDVCQGEGEVKIEMQFMADIVLPCEACGGKRFKQFVLDVHYKNKSVADILELSVDEAIVFFADQPKILAKLQPLQDVGLGYVKLGQSSSTLSGGEAQRIKLASFLIKGNNSKKTLFIFDEPTTGLHFQDIKKLLKSFDALIALGNSILVIEHNMDMIKSADWVIDIGPEGGNKGGKLVFAGLPEELIHCKDSYTGQFLKAHLKD from the coding sequence TCAAAGGTATCGCCCCTGCAATTGCCATTGAGCAACGTGTCATTACTTCCAACCCCCGTTCGACGGTAGGAACATCCACCGAGATCTATGATTATCTGAAATTGTTATACGCCCGAATCGGAAAGACAATTTCTCCTATATCTGGTCGCGAGGTGACCAAAGACAGTGTGAGTTCAGTGGTGGATTTTGCGCTGAATTTAGAAGAGGGGACAACGGTGACACTTCTCGCGCCACTTATTCCTTCTCATGGGCGTAAACTCAAGGAAGAGTTGTCTCTTTTATTGCAGAAAGGTTTTGTGCGTGTCGTCTATGGGGATAGCATGCAGAAAATCGAAGCTATTATTGATGATAAGGCCGTCGCCAATAAAGACCTCCAGGATGGGGAAGTGCTTATTGTCGTCGACCGGGTTCGCATTGAACAGGACGATGATACAGTCAATCGGCTTTCTGATTCTGTCCAAACAGGTTTTTTCGAGGGTAAGGGAGAGCTCTATATGGAAGAAAATGGGCAAAGACATCATTTCTCCCATAAATTTGAACTTGATGGAATAACATTTGAAGAACCTACACCAAATTTCTTCAGTTTTAATAATCCGTATGGTGCCTGTCGCCGATGTGAAGGTTATGGAAAGATCATTGGTATTGACCCTGATCTTGTTATTCCAGACAAAAGCCGTTCGGTCTACGATGGTGCAATTGCTCCCTGGCGAGGGGAGAAAATGGGGGAGTGGTTACAGGTGCTTGTTAAAAGTTCACTGAAATTTGATTTTCCCATACATCGTGCCTACATGGACCTGACTGCGGCGCAGAAAGAGCTGCTGTGGACGGGAAATAAATATTTTGCGGGTCTTACCCAATTCTTTGAAGAGCTCGAAGCTCAGACCTATAAAATTCAATATCGGGTGATGTTGTCTCGCTATCGCGGGAAGACAGATTGCCCGGACTGCCGTGGGACCCGATTACGTAAAGACGCCACTTACGTGAAAGTAGGGGGCAAGTCTATCACCGATATCGTTTTGATGCCGCTTGAGGAAGCCTTGGAATTTTTTAAAACTTTACCACTGGTGGGTAATGAACTGGTCATTGCCAAAAGACTTCTTGCCGAAATTAATAACAGATTGCAATTTTTGTGCGATGTTGGATTAAGTTACCTAACCTTGAACCGGCTATCGAATACGCTTTCCGGAGGGGAATCACAGCGGATCAATCTGGCAACTTCATTAGGAAGTTCGCTCGTCGGCTCTATTTATGTGTTGGACGAGCCAAGTATTGGGCTCCACCCACGTGATACGCAGCGCCTCATTTCTGTGCTGAAATCTCTGCGCGATGTTGGTAATACGGTTGTAGTGGTCGAGCATGAGCAGGAGATGATGGAGGCGGCTGATTACCTGATCGATATCGGGCCAGAAGCCGGGATCAATGGCGGCGAAATGGTCTTCGCAGGTACATACCAGCAGATTCTGAAAGATACAAAAAGCCTTACGGGCCGATACCTTAGCGGAAAAGACCAGATTGAGGTACCCCAAAAACGTCGTCCATGGTCCAATAGTGTGACCATTAAAGGAGCACATGAAAATAACCTCAAAGGGATTGATGTGCAATTTCCATTAAATACGTTTACCGTGGTAACTGGGGTCTCGGGATCGGGTAAGACCTCTCTGGTCAAACGTATCCTGTACCCCGCATTACAGAAATCTATAGGAAACTACTCTGGCGAGCAAACAGGTGTTTACGATACAATCGAAGGCGATATTGCCCAAGTCGAACAAGTTGAAATGGTGGATCAGAACCCGATCGGTCGTTCTTCGCGATCCAACCCGGTGACTTATGTGAAAGCCTGGGATGAAATCAGGGCTTTATATGCCAACCAGGCACCTGCCAAGGCTGCTGGATTGAAGCCGGCCGCATTTTCATTTAATGTTGAAGGTGGACGTTGTGATGTCTGTCAGGGCGAAGGTGAAGTTAAAATTGAAATGCAATTTATGGCCGATATCGTTTTGCCATGTGAGGCATGTGGGGGCAAACGATTTAAACAATTTGTGCTTGATGTACACTACAAGAACAAGTCGGTGGCCGACATACTCGAGCTGAGTGTTGATGAAGCGATCGTATTCTTTGCAGACCAGCCTAAAATATTGGCAAAATTGCAGCCTTTACAGGATGTTGGACTAGGCTACGTTAAGCTCGGGCAATCGTCAAGTACATTGTCTGGCGGTGAAGCACAGCGGATTAAACTGGCCTCCTTCCTCATTAAGGGAAATAACAGCAAGAAGACACTTTTTATCTTTGATGAGCCAACGACAGGCTTGCACTTTCAGGATATTAAGAAGTTATTGAAATCATTTGATGCACTGATTGCCCTCGGAAACAGTATCTTGGTGATCGAGCACAATATGGATATGATCAAATCGGCAGATTGGGTCATCGATATTGGTCCTGAGGGCGGCAATAAAGGTGGAAAGCTAGTCTTTGCGGGGCTTCCGGAAGAACTTATTCATTGTAAAGATTCTTATACAGGCCAATTTTTAAAAGCACATTTAAAAGATTAA